A genomic window from Halorubrum trapanicum includes:
- a CDS encoding 50S ribosomal protein L24e: MVETRTCDYSGEEIEPGTGTMFVKKDGTVLHFVDSKAEKNYLLGREARDVEWTEEGHRAGGDEQ, translated from the coding sequence ATGGTCGAGACACGTACCTGCGACTACAGCGGTGAGGAGATCGAGCCCGGCACGGGCACGATGTTCGTCAAGAAGGACGGCACCGTCCTCCACTTCGTCGACTCGAAGGCGGAGAAGAACTACCTCCTCGGCCGCGAGGCGCGCGACGTCGAGTGGACCGAGGAGGGTCACCGAGCGGGAGGCGACGAGCAGTGA
- the ndk gene encoding nucleoside-diphosphate kinase, translating into MSHHDERTFVMVKPDGVQRGLIGEIVSRFEDRGLKLVAGKFVRLDEELAKEHYGEHEDKPFFDGLVDFITSGPVFAMVWEGADATRQVRAMVGETDPTESPPGTIRGDFGLDLGHNVIHASDHEDEGANEREIDLFFDDEELVDYDLDTSAWVYEDEDH; encoded by the coding sequence GTGAGCCACCACGACGAGCGCACCTTCGTGATGGTGAAGCCCGACGGCGTCCAGCGCGGTCTCATCGGCGAGATCGTCTCTCGCTTCGAGGACCGCGGGCTCAAGCTCGTCGCCGGGAAGTTCGTCCGGCTCGACGAGGAGCTCGCGAAAGAGCACTACGGCGAACACGAGGACAAACCGTTCTTCGACGGCCTGGTCGACTTCATCACCTCCGGCCCCGTCTTCGCGATGGTGTGGGAGGGCGCGGACGCGACCCGACAGGTCCGCGCGATGGTCGGCGAGACCGACCCGACGGAGTCGCCGCCAGGCACGATCCGCGGCGACTTCGGCCTCGACCTCGGCCACAACGTGATCCACGCGTCGGACCACGAGGACGAGGGCGCGAACGAGCGCGAGATCGACCTGTTCTTCGACGACGAGGAGCTCGTCGACTACGACCTCGACACCTCCGCGTGGGTGTACGAGGACGAAGACCACTGA
- a CDS encoding PQQ-binding-like beta-propeller repeat protein translates to MDRRVLFATLILLAGGATGVGVALFAFVGVDDATTETTVVWESEPAAGDDGSGAVIATVDGDPLLLRPAVENGSRVVTATVAGTDETPWTVPISGPDAERGGGGGTGDGGEDADGNDSDGSGESPVAVSGLTAGTLGGDPVVALTTASGELVVVDAADGTERFAVDLGGPSGLRPAIGDLTGDGSREVAAVTTDGGVRVVDGEGDSVAEASLSGAIDRRPLVVEPDADADVRGGLAVLTDAGNPATVHMLDGSGDTRWTTEPNVNPLSWSAADSRDGPVLALGGANGNIEAIEASDGSDRYEVKLQDRPIAVGDADPGRVYVGGLGSVWAVDLTDGEVIWKQQYGASTRINEPRMADVDGNGERAPVVVNRAGGVLAMTQSGEVIARGDAGDVVAYGGPLFADVTGDGGDEVIVVADDGTAIAIDT, encoded by the coding sequence ATGGACCGACGCGTCCTGTTCGCGACGCTGATACTGCTGGCCGGCGGCGCGACCGGCGTCGGCGTGGCGCTGTTCGCGTTCGTCGGCGTCGACGACGCCACGACGGAGACAACGGTCGTGTGGGAGTCCGAGCCGGCGGCGGGCGACGACGGCAGCGGCGCCGTGATCGCGACCGTCGACGGCGACCCGCTTCTCCTCCGGCCCGCGGTCGAGAACGGGTCGCGGGTCGTCACCGCGACGGTCGCCGGGACGGACGAGACCCCGTGGACGGTTCCGATCTCCGGGCCGGACGCCGAGCGAGGCGGCGGGGGCGGCACCGGTGACGGCGGGGAGGACGCCGACGGGAACGACTCCGACGGGTCCGGCGAGAGTCCGGTCGCCGTCAGCGGCCTCACCGCGGGCACGCTCGGCGGCGACCCGGTGGTCGCGCTCACGACGGCGTCGGGCGAGCTCGTCGTCGTCGACGCGGCCGACGGGACGGAGCGGTTCGCGGTCGACCTCGGCGGCCCCTCCGGGCTCCGACCGGCCATCGGCGACCTCACCGGCGACGGGAGCCGGGAGGTCGCCGCGGTCACGACGGACGGGGGCGTTCGCGTCGTCGACGGCGAGGGAGATTCGGTCGCCGAGGCTTCGCTGTCGGGAGCGATCGACCGCCGGCCGCTCGTCGTCGAGCCGGACGCCGACGCCGACGTGCGGGGCGGACTGGCGGTGCTGACAGACGCGGGGAACCCCGCGACGGTCCACATGCTCGACGGGAGCGGCGACACGCGCTGGACGACCGAGCCGAACGTGAATCCCCTGAGCTGGAGCGCGGCGGACAGCCGCGACGGGCCGGTGCTGGCGCTCGGCGGCGCGAACGGGAACATCGAGGCCATCGAGGCGAGCGACGGGTCGGACCGGTACGAGGTCAAGCTACAGGACCGCCCGATCGCCGTGGGGGACGCCGACCCCGGCCGGGTGTACGTCGGGGGCCTCGGGAGCGTGTGGGCCGTCGATCTCACCGACGGCGAGGTGATCTGGAAACAGCAGTACGGCGCGTCGACCCGGATCAACGAGCCGCGCATGGCCGACGTCGACGGGAACGGCGAGCGCGCGCCGGTGGTAGTCAACCGGGCCGGCGGGGTGCTCGCGATGACCCAGAGCGGCGAGGTGATCGCCCGGGGCGACGCCGGCGACGTCGTCGCCTACGGCGGCCCCCTGTTCGCCGACGTCACGGGCGACGGCGGCGACGAGGTGATCGTGGTCGCGGACGACGGGACCGCGATCGCGATCGACACCTGA
- a CDS encoding carbonic anhydrase has product MHRRILVDLLDRNDDHVAALPSGSFDRHRDGQRPGVVSVCCSDSRVSQEGMFAVDEPGFLFTSGAIGNSVSALVDGERVLDGSVAYPLRHTRTEVIAVVGHTGCGAVDAALTAARTGEFPPEPGVRADVEALLPIVEAGLNDPAVVGEAVDGANGEGANGDGTDGGGPADGADDRDPDSHADTSVRDRLVEYNVHEQVAFARESEEAANATVYGFVYDLHGVYGDRDGAVHLVNADGERDPAALRDLVGEAHADHVATLLKP; this is encoded by the coding sequence ATGCACCGCCGGATACTCGTCGACCTCCTCGACCGCAACGACGATCACGTCGCCGCGCTCCCGTCCGGCTCCTTCGACCGCCACCGCGACGGGCAGCGCCCCGGAGTGGTCTCCGTCTGCTGTTCCGACTCGCGCGTCTCCCAAGAGGGGATGTTCGCCGTCGACGAGCCGGGATTCCTCTTCACCTCCGGCGCCATCGGCAACAGCGTGAGCGCCCTCGTCGACGGCGAGCGCGTCCTCGACGGGAGCGTCGCGTACCCGCTCCGACACACCCGAACCGAGGTGATCGCCGTGGTCGGCCACACCGGGTGTGGCGCCGTCGACGCCGCGCTCACGGCGGCCCGAACCGGCGAGTTCCCGCCCGAGCCCGGCGTCCGCGCCGACGTCGAGGCGCTGTTACCGATCGTCGAGGCGGGGCTGAACGACCCGGCCGTCGTCGGTGAGGCGGTCGACGGCGCGAACGGTGAAGGCGCGAACGGCGACGGCACGGACGGCGGCGGCCCGGCCGACGGCGCGGACGACAGGGATCCGGACAGCCATGCCGATACCTCGGTCCGCGACCGCCTCGTCGAGTACAACGTCCACGAGCAGGTCGCGTTCGCCCGCGAGAGCGAGGAGGCGGCGAACGCGACCGTGTACGGGTTCGTCTACGACCTCCACGGGGTCTACGGCGACCGCGACGGGGCCGTCCACCTGGTGAACGCCGACGGCGAGCGCGACCCCGCGGCGCTGCGCGACCTCGTCGGCGAGGCGCACGCCGACCACGTGGCGACGCTGTTGAAGCCGTAG
- a CDS encoding ABC transporter substrate-binding protein translates to MSGELDRSRRRVLRGVAAGVTAGAIAGCAGRGSDGNGTDGSGTGGSDGSATDDGGGDEDEPVSGGELVYSQQVSPIEFDPIVVNDIYSQQVCSQVFEPLYAYDERTNPVPHLASEEPTVERDGTRYVVELRDGPRFQNGDPVTAEDVKYSLLAPVEEETANAPDVDMIDTIEVVDDRTVQIDLQYGYGPFYTLALTRNVVPESVREEDKDAFNLEDPVGSGPFEFVDWKEGNYVDLEKWDDYWGDPLPHLDRLRFEPVAESTTRVVSLETGQSDVADGITPQTWQTVQSAENMSLQSEPGISYYYIAFNCNEGPTADPQVREAIDYAVSMDQAVSNFVEPAGERNYGPVPLPVADSWDFPVDDWADVPHDRDPDRAAELLADAGVPEDYNFRIIVPPDDLREQIGISVSNGLNEAGYDAEVRRYDWGTFLDAYSTGDEDDYNMYALGWLGGPDPDSYVYNLFYDGQIGATNGTYYENDELMDEIIEARRASDIDERRELYESIIPTLLEDRVHLPSYSLRVSIGVRDYVEDFVAHPRSQYNPRVVSDYNNVWIDQ, encoded by the coding sequence ATGTCAGGTGAACTCGACAGGTCGCGGCGGCGGGTGCTCCGCGGCGTCGCGGCGGGGGTGACGGCGGGGGCCATCGCCGGGTGCGCCGGCCGCGGCTCCGACGGAAACGGAACCGACGGGAGCGGAACCGGCGGAAGCGACGGCAGCGCGACCGACGACGGTGGCGGGGACGAAGACGAGCCCGTGAGCGGCGGCGAGCTGGTGTACTCGCAGCAGGTGTCGCCGATCGAGTTCGACCCGATCGTCGTCAACGACATCTACTCCCAGCAGGTGTGTTCGCAGGTGTTCGAGCCGCTGTACGCCTACGACGAGCGGACGAATCCGGTCCCGCACCTCGCCAGCGAGGAGCCGACCGTCGAGCGCGACGGGACGCGGTACGTCGTGGAGCTGCGCGACGGGCCGCGGTTCCAGAACGGCGACCCGGTCACAGCCGAGGACGTCAAGTACTCGCTGCTCGCGCCGGTCGAGGAGGAGACCGCCAACGCGCCGGACGTCGACATGATCGACACGATCGAGGTCGTCGACGACCGGACCGTCCAGATCGACCTCCAGTACGGGTACGGTCCCTTCTACACGCTCGCGCTGACGCGGAACGTGGTCCCCGAGTCGGTCCGCGAGGAGGACAAGGACGCGTTCAACCTCGAGGATCCGGTCGGGTCGGGACCGTTCGAGTTCGTCGATTGGAAGGAAGGCAACTACGTCGACCTGGAGAAGTGGGACGACTACTGGGGCGACCCGCTCCCGCACCTGGACCGGCTCCGGTTCGAACCGGTCGCGGAGAGCACGACTCGCGTCGTCTCGCTGGAGACCGGTCAGTCGGACGTCGCGGACGGGATCACGCCGCAGACCTGGCAGACGGTCCAGAGCGCGGAGAACATGTCGCTCCAGTCGGAGCCCGGTATCTCCTACTACTACATCGCGTTCAACTGTAACGAGGGGCCGACCGCGGACCCGCAGGTCCGCGAAGCGATCGACTACGCCGTCTCGATGGACCAGGCGGTCTCGAACTTCGTCGAACCGGCCGGCGAGCGCAACTACGGACCGGTGCCGCTCCCGGTCGCGGACTCGTGGGACTTCCCGGTGGACGACTGGGCGGACGTTCCCCACGACCGCGACCCCGACCGCGCCGCCGAGCTGCTCGCCGACGCGGGCGTCCCGGAGGACTACAACTTCCGGATCATCGTGCCGCCGGACGACCTCCGGGAGCAGATCGGGATCTCGGTCTCGAACGGTCTGAACGAGGCCGGCTACGACGCGGAGGTGCGCCGCTACGACTGGGGTACCTTCCTCGACGCGTACAGCACGGGGGACGAGGACGACTACAACATGTACGCGCTGGGGTGGCTCGGCGGTCCCGACCCGGACTCGTACGTGTACAACCTGTTCTACGACGGCCAGATCGGCGCCACCAACGGGACCTACTACGAGAACGACGAGCTGATGGACGAGATCATCGAGGCCCGGCGCGCCAGCGACATCGACGAGCGGCGCGAGCTGTACGAGTCGATCATCCCGACGCTGCTGGAAGACCGGGTCCACCTCCCCAGCTACAGCCTGCGCGTCTCCATCGGCGTCCGCGACTACGTCGAGGACTTCGTCGCGCACCCGCGCTCGCAGTACAATCCGCGGGTCGTGAGCGACTACAACAACGTGTGGATCGACCAGTGA
- the phoU gene encoding phosphate signaling complex protein PhoU: protein MPREQYQTKLEDLRDDVLYMSEVVAERLRMGLDALERQDEELGEEVITGDAEINDLYLELEGQCTDLIALQQPVAGDLRFIAASFKIITDLERIGDLATNLGEYAKQADREVFPDVDVQRIGDDTLAMLQEAMDAYAESDPERCYAVAESDDDLDAACEAASELVVRDLIERDELREEEDVEATMRNVSRLLLTIRDLERVGDHAVNIAARSLYMIENDDELLY from the coding sequence ATGCCACGCGAACAGTACCAGACGAAACTGGAGGACCTCCGCGACGACGTCCTCTACATGAGCGAGGTGGTCGCCGAGCGGCTCCGCATGGGGCTCGACGCTCTCGAACGACAGGACGAGGAGTTAGGCGAGGAAGTGATCACCGGCGACGCCGAGATCAACGACCTGTACCTCGAACTGGAGGGCCAGTGTACGGACCTCATCGCGCTCCAGCAGCCGGTCGCCGGGGACCTGCGGTTCATCGCGGCGTCGTTCAAGATCATCACCGACCTCGAACGGATCGGGGACCTCGCGACGAACCTCGGAGAGTACGCCAAACAGGCCGACCGCGAGGTCTTCCCCGACGTCGACGTCCAGCGTATCGGCGACGACACGCTCGCGATGCTCCAGGAGGCGATGGACGCGTACGCGGAGTCGGACCCCGAGCGCTGTTACGCCGTCGCCGAGTCGGACGACGACCTCGACGCCGCCTGCGAGGCCGCGAGCGAGCTCGTCGTGCGCGACCTCATCGAGCGCGACGAGCTCCGCGAGGAGGAGGACGTGGAGGCGACGATGCGGAACGTCTCGCGGCTCCTCCTCACGATCCGCGACCTCGAACGCGTCGGCGACCACGCGGTCAACATCGCGGCCCGGTCGCTGTACATGATCGAGAACGACGACGAGCTGCTGTACTGA